The window CACGATTGCCCAAGGCGATACCCGCGAGGTTGGCCTCGATCAATTGCTCAGCCAAACCATGACCATCGTGCGGGCGATTCCCAGCCAGCCGTGGCCAGGTGCGGCAGCCTTAGAAGTGGCGCACCTCTGGCTGCATCGTGGTCTCTGGCAAGGCCACCAGTATTTAGATGATCGGTTGGTACGAGGGATCAATGCCTATTTGACTGAACTTAGTGCCGTGAGTGGAAAACCTTATCGCTTAGCAGCCAATGCTGATAAATCGTTTCAAGGCTCAATTGTCTTGGGGATGGGCTTTGTGCTTGAACCACAGGAGGCTCAATCGTTAATCGAGCGCAATCCACGGAACCGTGAGGTACTGTTTCCCTATCTCAATGGTGAGGATTTGAATACCAATCCTGATCAAGCCCCCAGTCGTTGGGTGATTAATTTCCATGATTGGCCGCTTGAAAAAGCGCAAGCCTATCCTGAGACCTATGCAATTATTGAGGCAAAGGTTCGGCCCGAACGCCAACGGACAGATAAAGATGGTAACTATGTATTACGAAAACCCTTGCCTGATAAGTGGTGGCAATATGCTGACAAAAGGCCTGCACTCTACCAAACGATTGCAGAAATGGAGCGAGTTCTAGTTATTACAATTGTTAGTAAAACTGTTGCTTTTGAATTGGTAAACTCTAAACAGGTTCTCGCAAATAAACTAGTTGTTTTTTCATTCTCTGATTTTAAGAAATTTGCTTTGTTGCAATCATCATTTCATTACTATTGGGCTTGGCAATATAGCTCTACCATGAAAGCTGACTTAAATTACTCACCTACTGATTGCTTCGAAACATTCCCCTTTCCCGAAGCAATGAACAGTTTAGAAGCGATTGGCGAGCACTATCACCAGCTGCGCCAACAGATTATGATTGACCACAACGAAGGCTTGACCAAAACCTACAACCGCTTTCACAACCCTACGGAAACGAGCGCTGCCATTCTGGCCTTGCGTCAAGCCCATGTGGCGATGGACGAAGCGGTGCGTAAGGCTTATGGCTGGAATGATCTGACCTTAGATCACGACTTTCATCAAACCAAACAAGGCTTGCGCTACACCATTAGCGAGGCGGCGCGGCGTAGCGTGCTTGATCGCTTGCTGGCGCTCAATCATCAACGCTATGCCGAAGAAGTGGCCCAAGGCTTGCACACCAAAACGCCGAAAAAAGCCAAAGCCAGCAAAAAAACTAAGACTGCTGCCAACGACCAGCAACAGGGCATGGAATTTTGAAAGGGAGGATTGAATGGCGGGCTATCTCATCTATCATCCCAAACGCCAAATCATGGCACATGCGGACAAACCGATTTATCACGATTCGCTGGAAGGCAACCAAGACCCGTACATCTGGCAGCGCTCATTTTTGCATAGCTACTGCCATATAACCCAAATGCGCCCGCAGGTTGGCGATATCAATGTTTGGGTGGCGGGCGATACCTTTCCGCACTTTCAGCAGCTTTTTTGTGATGTCGTCTTTGTGGTTGCCAGTAAGCACTACTGGCCGAATGCTAATGATCTTTCCCCCGATGATCCGATTGTCGATTCGCCAGCGGCGTATGCGGATCATTATCAATGGGCACAGTGGCAACATCAGTTTAAACGGCGGCGGCGTTTTACCCTCAAAGCTGATCCGACGCGCAGCTTTCAACCCCTAACCAACGATGGATTGCTGCTGGATATCGTGCCTGCATTGGCGGCAGCGGGCGTTGATTTAGCCCAACTCCGGACTAAATTACGGGCGGGCTTCAATTCGCAACCGATGGCGCTCAGTGCTGAACAGGCAACCGCGCTCTATCACTGGATCGATATGGAGGCAGCGCAGCGCTGGTATGGTGACGACCTCGCCGCAATTCGCAATCCTGCCCCAGCCACTAATACTGCCAAAGCCCGTTGTTGATAGCACGAATGAGGAATAAGCGATGGGCATTAGTTTAAAAGATAGCAAGTTGCTGTTTGCCAAAGCCGCCGGGCAATGTAGTCAATGTAAAAGGCAGCTTATGATCGAGCCAGATCATCCTGATGACGCCTATTTGCTGGCTGAGCAAGCGCATATTGTGGGCGAAAAGCCAGGCTCTCCACGTGGTGAGAGCCGCTTAACCGATGCGGAACGCAACAGCTATCCCAATTTGATCTTACTCTGCCCAACCTGCCACACACAGATTGATACTAATGTGAATGACTATCCTGTTGACCGCCTGTATGTGATGAAAATTCAGCACGAACAAGCGATTGCTGCCAAGATTCAGCCAGCAGGATCGGCAGAAACCTTTGTTTGGCTTCTGACCTTGATCAAGCGCACTGATCCGCTACTAGTCTATTTACATAATGATGTGTCACCTAATCAGTCCATGTTGGTCTTAGAGCACCTGTATCAATGGTGGCTCGCTCCAATCCTGCCGCTCAGTTTGCCCAACATGGTTCGATCTGCCTTGGATTATCTCCAGCGCCCACTGCTTAATACCGATTTTCCTGCTGGTCAGCAGTGGCATTATGGTGCAAGTACCTGGAGCAAGGCCGATCAAGCATTTGAACGGTTGTGTACTGAGCATTTTGGCTATCCGTGGACAGTTACACCATTCAATGATCATGATTCATGGTTCATGTTAACGACACTGAGCTTGAAACTGCGCGAATTGCATGTCACAAATGGATTACCACCGCTTGAGACATGCTGCCTGCACTATGCCATGAGTTACGCTCACTATGCCCTTGACTGTTTGCATGCCCAACGGCATCTGCCCATTCCCAAACGCATGCTCGATAGCTTCTTTGCGCTTGTCGATAAACTGTTACACACTGTGGATTTGGCACTCCCCGCCGCGACCGAGGATGATTTACACGATCACATGATGCAGCTCTACCAAAAAACCATATTTGACTGATTAGGGCCATGATCGCGATTGAGGAGGCTCCATTACGATGTCGTATCCAACCCTGACCTACGATGCTCTTACCACAATCCAGCCGTATTCGTTGTATCCATTGACCATGCTTGATCTGCTGACCGATGATCTTTTAGCGCTGGCTGAGCGCCTGCGGGCTGATGGCTATCATTGCGTCGTGCTTGATGGAACCGAGCTGACGAGTAAACGCGAATGCCATCTGGCCTTTGCCTATGCCTACGATTTCGAGGGACACAACGACTATCAGGGGATACGCAATCCATCATGGGACTCGTTTAGTAGCGAAATGCGCTGTGCGGGAACCGTGGTTGAGCATAACCAACTGCGCCAGCAATACCGTGGTTTTGTGCTGGTCTATTTACATCCCAAAACCCTCTTTGATGCCGATGTGGTGAACTTTGCCATGTTGCTTGATATTCTGATTGGAACCGTTGCCGAACACTATCGCGCGAAAGGAATTCCCTTTAATGTCGTTCTTTCGCCGATCAATACACGACTGTATCAATTTCTGAAGACCCTTAAAATTAACGACAGAGCATCACCCGCATTTAATCCCTTTCTGGAAGCATTGTACGACCATTCCACGTTTGATCCCTTTCTGGAAGACGATTTCTAGGGTGCAACCCAGACCCGTGATGGATTGTAATTACCCTATGGCTGGTAACGAGTACGTCTCAAGGAGCAGGACCAATGCGATTTAGCGTCCAACAACTTCTCAATGATCGCCCCATGCCGCTGGCGGTTCGTTCGGGTGATGCGTTGATCACCGCCATCGATTTGATGACGGAGCATGAGTATAGCCAACTGCCTGTGGTCGATGCGGCGGGAAAACCCGAAGGTTTGGTGTGTAGTGATTCGATTGTCCAAGCGCTCCGCCATTTTCCAGTGGCGGCACAGAGCTTACGTGTCTCTGATGCCATGGTTAAAGCGGTGATCAAACGTGATGATCAAGAACTCTTCGATTTACTTGATGATTTGCAAAATACCTATGCCTTGCTCATCGTTAATACCGAAGGTACGTTAACGGGGATTGTGACGAGCTATGACACGACCGAGTATTTTCGTCGCCAAACCCAAGACTTACTGTTTATCCAAGATGTTGAATTGATGCTGCGTGATTTTGTGCAAGCCCCATTTATCCAACCCAATGGGGAACTGGATAGTGAGGCTTTTCAAGACCACATTCAGCGGGTACTGGGTGCTGGGCCGCAAATGGCCCAGTTTGCGAAAGCCGTGCGCTGGCTGACGGATACCACCAACGCTCCTCGTGTGGAGAATCGCTTCCTCAGTGAAGCTTTTGAAACGCATTTTCAACAACGGACGACGGCAAAAACCTATGCCGATTTAACCTTATATGAAACCATTCAACTCTTTGTCTCCCCGAAACATTGGGAGCATTACGGCGAGCTATTTAGTTTTCAACCAGAGCATATTCAGGGGTTTTTTGATGCCGTGCGCCAAACCCGCAATGATTTAGCCCATTTGCGAGAAATCAGTGATGCCCAACGAACCCAAGTCCGATTTTTTAAAGATTGGCTGACCCGCTATCATTCCAAACTGACCGCACCCATTGTCCCACCACCCGCTGAGGGTGATGCACCACTGACCCCTGTCATGAGTGAGGTTATTATTGCTCCAACCGAACCCGCTATTAACGAACTGCCATCACCCTTTGAACCGATCGAAGATGCCCCCCAACCCCGATCGAGCCGCTACGATCGGCTCGCACAGTGGCTTCGTAGTCAACCCCGAAAAACGGATCGGGTTCCACTCAGTTTCGAGCAAATAGAACAGATCATTGAATCACCACTGCCGGAATCTGCCCGTAAACATCGCGCATGGTGGGCCAATGATAGCCATGCTCATGTCCAATCGATCAGTTGGTTGGCTGCTGATTGGAAAGTCAGTTACATCAATATGGATCAAGAGATGGTAACTTTTAGTCGGATTCACGAGCGGGAACAGGCCTATATTGATTTCTTCAGTCGCTTTGTGGCGGAATTGGGAGCGCGAGACAAGCGCTTTTTGCCAATGTCACCCAATGGAACGTCATGGATTACGGTGGCACGGATCAAAGCACAACAGCGGTCGATTGCCGTCTTGAATGCCCAATTTACGCGCACCAGTTTCTTTCGGCTTGAATTGTATATTGATACCGAGAACGAAGCGCTGAATACCGCGATGTATGAAGCCTTGTGGCAACTGTATTTACCGAAGATGGCCAAATTGACTGCGCGGATTGGGACAGCCCCTGAGTGGGATGCCATGCCAGGGCGACGCGCTGCACGGGTGACGGTCTCCCATCCGGGGTCAATTACAGCGAATAAAGAAAAGCTTGCCAAAATCCGTCAGTGGGGAGTCGAGACCATGGTAGTGTTTCATCAACTATTTGCTGACGCAGGCCAACTCCTTGAACAGCACTATACCAATGGTGCTGCGCCAGATCTTGCCGCCTTGTTCTCATAACGCCTCAGCAACTCCAACCATTCGTTCGGTTGGGGTTGCTCCTCATTCACGTTCTAAGGCATTAAGCGCTTCGACCAACCGAAAAACCGTGGTTGATGGATCATCTTTTTCGGGGTTGGGTGGCTGATACAGTGCAAGCAAGCGCTTTGCATGGCGAATGGCTTGGGCTTGGCGTGGCTCAAGCCGCGCATACATATCAGGCCGTGCTTTGCGATAATCGACACCAAGTTCCTCGCTCAGCAAACGCCGATAGGTCGCTCGAGGCATTGCGGTGTTATAAAAATGAAAGTGGAGCAGATACCATAGTTCAAAGCATTGATTCGAATAGGCGATGTGGATGCCATACTGTGCGGCCTGCTGGAGCGCGGTATTAAACTGACCCGCCGGAACATCATCCCGATCAAACACACACCAGACCTGATCATACTGCTGCCCGTACTGTTCTGTACGGGCTTTGTGAATAAGATTTAAGGGGCTATCACCTTCGCCAAGGACATGAATCTTTTTCGAAACGCGAAAACTTCGAAAATAATTTGGCTCGG is drawn from Herpetosiphon gulosus and contains these coding sequences:
- a CDS encoding DUF4268 domain-containing protein, which gives rise to MRFSVQQLLNDRPMPLAVRSGDALITAIDLMTEHEYSQLPVVDAAGKPEGLVCSDSIVQALRHFPVAAQSLRVSDAMVKAVIKRDDQELFDLLDDLQNTYALLIVNTEGTLTGIVTSYDTTEYFRRQTQDLLFIQDVELMLRDFVQAPFIQPNGELDSEAFQDHIQRVLGAGPQMAQFAKAVRWLTDTTNAPRVENRFLSEAFETHFQQRTTAKTYADLTLYETIQLFVSPKHWEHYGELFSFQPEHIQGFFDAVRQTRNDLAHLREISDAQRTQVRFFKDWLTRYHSKLTAPIVPPPAEGDAPLTPVMSEVIIAPTEPAINELPSPFEPIEDAPQPRSSRYDRLAQWLRSQPRKTDRVPLSFEQIEQIIESPLPESARKHRAWWANDSHAHVQSISWLAADWKVSYINMDQEMVTFSRIHEREQAYIDFFSRFVAELGARDKRFLPMSPNGTSWITVARIKAQQRSIAVLNAQFTRTSFFRLELYIDTENEALNTAMYEALWQLYLPKMAKLTARIGTAPEWDAMPGRRAARVTVSHPGSITANKEKLAKIRQWGVETMVVFHQLFADAGQLLEQHYTNGAAPDLAALFS
- a CDS encoding RloB family protein; its protein translation is MNKHARRGDYLRRPVNQRDEEAVVLIVCEGEKTEPNYFRSFRVSKKIHVLGEGDSPLNLIHKARTEQYGQQYDQVWCVFDRDDVPAGQFNTALQQAAQYGIHIAYSNQCFELWYLLHFHFYNTAMPRATYRRLLSEELGVDYRKARPDMYARLEPRQAQAIRHAKRLLALYQPPNPEKDDPSTTVFRLVEALNALERE